Within the Hypericibacter adhaerens genome, the region CAGCCGTTCCATGAGCCGCAAGAGACGAGGGAACGTCCGCGTCGGGCGCGCGATATGCCGGGACCAGCGGCCCAGCATGAAGAGATAGAAATCCGCGACCGAAGGCCCGTCGCCGGCGAGCCAGTCCCGGCCCTCCAGATGGCGGTCGATCACCTCGAGATGCCGGGCGACATGGCCGCCCATCACGGTCTTGAAGGCGCCCTGCCGCTCCGGCTCCACGTAGAATTCCGGCCGGAAGAACTGCCAGAGGTCGGCCTGCAGCGTATTGGTGAGGAAGGTCAGCCACTGATACTGGTGCGAGCGGGCATCGGTGCCGAGGCCCGCGATCAGCCTGGCCTCGGGATGCCGGTCCGCGAGATGCAGGCAGATCGCGGCCGATTCGAACAGCACGAACGTCCCGTCCGTGAAGGTGGGGATCCGGCCGTTCGGGTTGAGGGCGAGATAGTCCGCGGTCTTGTGCTGACCGAGGCTCCGATCGACGAGCATCAGCTCATGCGCGACCCCGATCTCCTTCAGGACGAAATGCGGAGCGAGGCTGGCCAACCCCGGCGAGTAATACAATCGGTACATGGGTGCGAGCCGCCTTTCCGGATCCGTCAGACCACCAGCGGCCACTTGCTTTCAGGAGCAAGCGAAAGCTTCGCCCACATGCGGCGGCGCGAGCTCCGGGCCAGGTCGTAGACCATCGCCGCCTCGACGCGCGTCGGCTGGCCGCCCGACCAGACGACCTCGCCATTGACGATGACCGTCGAGATCGATTTCGAGCCGCAGCTATAGACCAGCGCCTGGACCGGGTCGGTGATCGGCTGCGCCTCGGGCAGGTCCGTGGTGCGGATCACGATATCGGCGTATTTGCCCGGCTCGATCGAGCCGATCTTGTCCAGCATCCCCACGGCCTTGGCCCCGCCGCGGGTCGCCAGCTCCAGCACGTCCTCGGCGGAGAAGGCGAGCTTGCTCTGGTTCTTCGCACGGGAGGCCAGCAGCGCCGCCAGGCCCTGCAGCCCGATATCGTAGCGACATCCCGAGACGGCCCCATCGCTGGCGAGCGATACAGTCACGCCCGCCCGCATCATCTCGAGATGATGCGCATGCTGTGCCGCCTCGGCGCCCAGGCTCATGGAGGTCACCGGGCACCAGACGACCGACATGCCGGCCTGGCGCACCACGGCGACCTCGTCGGCCGTGAGATCGTTCATATGGCTGAAGGTGCAGTTCTCGCTCAGCAGGCCGTGGTCGGCATAGTGGCACATCGCCCGCTGCCCCAGGCGCTTCTCGTCCGCCGAGCCGTCGTGGGTGTCGAAGGACTGATGCTGCGAGAACACGACATGGTGATCGTCGGCCAGCGC harbors:
- a CDS encoding glutathione S-transferase family protein, whose translation is MYRLYYSPGLASLAPHFVLKEIGVAHELMLVDRSLGQHKTADYLALNPNGRIPTFTDGTFVLFESAAICLHLADRHPEARLIAGLGTDARSHQYQWLTFLTNTLQADLWQFFRPEFYVEPERQGAFKTVMGGHVARHLEVIDRHLEGRDWLAGDGPSVADFYLFMLGRWSRHIARPTRTFPRLLRLMERLGERRSILEAFAIERISAPYY
- a CDS encoding amidohydrolase family protein — protein: MTDMHADLVVRNAYLITMNDSREYFERGAVAIAGNKIVAVGTDREIAGSVKAARVIDAGGGIVHPGFVDTHVHFMNTARGAIPDSAETSVMMNTFRRWWDSVEEEDERAATLLNCLEMLSNGTTCFLEAGTLQFPDLAAEAAAATGIRGLIGDPFLWDVPLAGDTHAMTRAPRSRKRSLDLLGGQLKRNKGEPLIRGCVVLFGLGSASDELMRAALALADDHHVVFSQHQSFDTHDGSADEKRLGQRAMCHYADHGLLSENCTFSHMNDLTADEVAVVRQAGMSVVWCPVTSMSLGAEAAQHAHHLEMMRAGVTVSLASDGAVSGCRYDIGLQGLAALLASRAKNQSKLAFSAEDVLELATRGGAKAVGMLDKIGSIEPGKYADIVIRTTDLPEAQPITDPVQALVYSCGSKSISTVIVNGEVVWSGGQPTRVEAAMVYDLARSSRRRMWAKLSLAPESKWPLVV